AGTGCGCTTAGCTGTTTGTTGTTATTTTGCGCATAGGTTTGTACTAAAACATTTGCCGTGGTATCCTGCAGTATAAGTGGGTTAATAGCAGGCATGCCTTCATCTTTGTTATAACTTAGCTTGGTACCGTTTTTGCCTTTACTGCTAACCGCTTGCAGTATAAATTTAGCCGTATCGGTAAATATCAGGTTGGTAAATTTAAAGTCGCCTTTGTTGTTTGTTGTCTCGCTTAACATGCCGCCTTTTTGGGGTATAAGGGATATAGTGCCTTTATCAAGTGGTTTATCATATAAGTTGCGTGCGTTTCCGTTTACTTGCAAAGCTTTTTCGGGCTGGTAAGCTATTGCAGCGGGTTCATTGTTCAAGATTTGTTTCCATTCAAATCTCCTGTAACCGTGGGTAAGCATCACCAGGTCCAGGTCATGTTTAACAAGCTCTGTAGCGTTAGTAAAATAATAATTAGGTTGCTCAATGTAGCCTTTCAAGTCAGCTGTGAGCAATAACTCCGTTAAAATAGTATGCTCGCTGCTTTTGTTTACGGGTATCTTATCTTCATCCATAACCGATACCGAAAAGCTGCCCTTTGCCGGTAGCCCTGCGCGGGTAGTAGCGTTTAAATTAATATCTATCTTTTCCTGCGGATTGTAAACTAACTTATCGCTGTTAACTTTTAGACTTAACTGGTCGTATTTCTGCACAAATATCAACCGCTCGCCCAATGGCTCGTTATCAGCCGAAAACAGCGTGATGGTTGCTATACCAGTATTTAAGCGCCTTTTCATGATGTAAAGGTTTGTAACAGCGCTATCCAAACTGTATTTAACTGATGTAGCTTTGCCACCGGAGTATATTACAAGTGTATAGTCTTTATTGCGATTAGCGGCTAAATAAGCAGCGTTGGCCTTTATGCTTACCGTTGCCTGCGCTATCGAATCGTTGTTTACAGATAGCACCAATCCGCTTGATTGTATAGCAGGCATATCAACCAGGCTATGCTGCCCATTGGCGTAAGTTAAAATAGCGCGGTAGGTTTTATGTTCGGCGGGGGTAAAATAAAAGCCGCCCATGCCTAAGTGCGACGATGTAAATTTGGCCACCTGCCTGTTATCATCATCGGTTATTACACCCTTTACATCCAACCCCAAACCATTGCCGCCAATTGCCTTAAAAGCTACAAAAGAGTTAACGCCAGCCACTAAATTACCACCTTCGGGAAAGAAAGTGATATCGGCTTGTCCTGCCCGCTGCATATTGCTGTTTGGTATCGTCCGGTTTCCTCCTATGGGTATAATTCGCTCAAAAAAGGTCGGGTCAGCATCATTACGCATCCACTGGGTATAGGCCCTTATGCGGTAGTTACCCATATATACGGTGTCAGGTAAATCAAAATCACCCCAGGCTACGCCATTGATCAGCTGTAGTTTTATCGACTTATCTATTTTATTAAGCGGATTTATAAGATCGACATGCAGCACCCCGCTTATTGTAGACGGTTGGTGACGTTCGCCCATGGTAACATAGGCTTTAAAGTATATGGTATCGCTGGCTGCATAATAAGGTTTATCAAAATGCAGATATGCTTTTTCCGTTGCAGGCAGGTTAAGCAGTGCCTTAAATATGGGGGTGTTTGCTTTTATAGCTGAGGTATCTGATTGCGCAATAGCAATAGTTATGGGTAATAACCAAACAAATAACAATAAGGATTTTTTGCGCATAAAGCGGCCGGTTATAATTGTTGTATAAATATACCAATAACCACAAATAAAAAAAGCCTGTCGGGCGACAGGCTTTTACTTTATACTTTCGACTTAATTACTGCCCTTGCGCCAGGGTATAACCAATTTTGCCGTCAAACTTCATCAGGAACTCAACCGAGCACACTTTAAAATCCTCCGACAGGTCGGCAGCTATGTGCAATATTTCTTTTTGGGTAATGGTAGTGCCGTCCTTTTTCTCAAAACGAATGCGGTATTCGTTCACCAATTCGGTAAATATCGATCCGGTTGGCCACACCTGCGTACCACGGTTTGATATCATCACCAACTGAAAGTTATCGGTTTGTTTGCGTTGTGCAAGTTCGGCCAATTCGTTTGGCTGTTTGCTCGATTCTACAAACACATCCACCCCTACCATTTCTTCGGTAGTAGTAGTGCTGGTAACGGTTAGTTTATTTTTAAGCGGATGGTCGTGGTTAGCTTTAACTTCCATGTCCGGCTGGCCAATAACCGCGCCTTTAGCAGGTATGCGGCCTAAGTTGCCTATCACCGCATCAGCAAAACCTTCGGTATTGGCGGCTGCTGTAGCTTTATCGCCGAAATCGCCTGTGTGTATGCCTTGCTCTAAGGTGTAAAGTAAAGCGTTCTCGATATTGGCAGCGGCAGTAGTAAAACCTAAATAGCGCAGCATTAATATACCCGATAGCAATAAAGCGGTAGGGTTAGCAATACCACGGCCTGCAATATCAGGCGCGGTACCATGTACGGCTTCAAATATGGATATGTTATCGCCAATGTTGGCCGATGGTGCAAAGCCCAGGCCGCCTACTAAACCGGCACAAAGGTCAGATACGATATCGCCCTGCAGGTTGGTTAATACAATAGCCTGGAACATTTCGGGCCTCGATACCAGCTTCATGCACAAATCATCTACAATAATATCTGATGATTCGATATCCGGGTATTCTTTGGCTATCTCTTTAAAAGTCTCTAAAAACAAACCATCGGTTAGTTTCATGATGTTGGCTTTATGCCCGCAAGCCAGCTTGGTGTAGCCCTTGCGGCGTGCCATTTCAAAAGCGTAGCGTATTACCTGCGCGCTGCCCGGCCGGGTAATAATACGGCGGCCAACAGCAACATCGTTGGTTAGCAAGTGCTCGATGCCGCCGTAAGTATCTTCAATATTTTCGCGAACGATGGTTAAGTTAATAGGTATACCTGCTTTTGAAAAAACAGTATCAACCCCATTTAACGACCTAAAATCGCGTTGGTTAGCATAGGTGTTCCAAACTTTACGTGCGGTTACATTTATACTTTTTACACCCTTGCCTTTCGGGGTTTCCATAGGGCCCTTAAATAATAGGCCAAGGCGTTCGATGGTTTCTTTTGCCTGCGCGGTCATGCCGGTGGAGTGGCCTGCATCAAAGTAAGATTTCCCCATTTCTACATACTCATAATCGAGCTGTACATTTGCGGCTTCAAATATGCGAAGGACGGCGGCCATTATCTCGGGCCCTATACCGTCGCCTTTGGCAACTGCTATCTTTGTTTTCATATAAATAGTTGTGGTAGGTAAAAAACGGTGCAAAGGTAGGGTTTTTAAGCCTCTTTTTACACCCTTAAATGCTAATTAGCTGAGCTTTTTGACATTTAAATGCATTGTTTACAGCAAATATTTTGCCCGTTTTATAAGATGGAATTCGCAATGGGCTTTTTAAAAGATTTAGGTTAAATTTGCAGCACTACAATGAAAGCATTTTACGGCGATTTACGATTAGGAATTTTAGGCGGCGGCCAGTTGGGCCGTATGCTTATACAACAGGCAATTAATTATAATGTTACCGTTAAGGTACTTGACCCCGACCGCGAGGCGCCCTGCCGCCGCCTTTGCAACGAATTTGTTGTGGGGAGTTTAAGCGATTACGAGACTGTTTACAACTTTGGTAAAAAGGTAGACCTGCTTACCATTGAAATAGAAAAGGTAAATGTGGATGCACTGGAGCAGCTTGAAAAAGAAGGTGTGGTGGTTTACCCGCAATCGCGCATAATAAGGCTGATACAGGATAAAGGCCTGCAAAAACAGTTTTTTAAAGAGAATGAGATACCTACTGCCGAGTTTCAGGTGATATCATCCGCACAGCAGTTAAAAGAGAGCCATATACCGTTCCCCTACATACAAAAACTTCGCCGCGACGGCTATGATGGCAAAGGTGTGTACAAGGTATTAGATGAAAGCTATTTAAAAAATGCCTTTACCGAACCCAGCCTGATTGAGCGGATGATAGATTTTGAAAAAGAGATTGGTGTAATAGTAGCCCGTAACGAAAACGGCGAGGTAAAAACCTTCCCGCTGGTTGAGATGGAGTTTAACCCCGAAGCCAATTTGGTTGAGTTTTTAATATCGCCATCTACCCTACCCTTTGAGATACAACAGGAAGCTGAAAGCATAGCCAAAAAAATAGCAGAAACTTTAAATATAGTAGGCTTGTTAGCCGTAGAGCTATTTTTAGATAAAAGCGGTAAGATACTGGTAAACGAACTTGCCCCGCGCCCGCATAACAGCGGCCACCAAAGTATTGAGGGTAACGTTGTATCGCAATTTGAGCAGCATTTAAGGGCCATATTTAACCAACCACTGGGCGACACTACCTGCCGAAGCAATGCCATAATGGTAAACGTTTTAGGCGAAGCCGGCTATGAGGGCCCCGCCATTTACCAGGGGATAGAAAAAATATTAAAATGTGATGGGGTGTATGTACACCTTTACGGCAAGGCCCTAACCAAGCCCTTCCGTAAAATGGGCCATGTAACCATTGTAGATAACGACAGGGAAAAAGCGATTGAGAAGGCAAGATATGTGCAGGAGACGCTTAGGGTGATAGCGTAAGTGATGGCTGAACTTAAGCTTTATAAATCGCGTTGGAAGGCTATTAAATTGCTCTTTTTGGCATCACCATTTATCGCATTTGGTTTATATGAAATACTCTATGAACATGGTGGAACCAACCCGATTATGGCTTGGTTAGCTGTATGCTTTTTTGGTTTAGCAATTCCCATCAGCTTATTTATGCTACTAGATCAACGACCGGAAATTATAATCGATGAAAGAGGACTTTTCAGTCGATCCTCTTACGGTTTGTTTGAAAAAAAGCCAAACAGAGGATTTGTTGAATGGCAGGAGATTAAAGATACATATATTGTAAAGCAGCCTGTCGGTTGGAGATTTACCACCGGAACCCATAAATATATCTGTATAAAACTCACAGAGACTGCTAAAAAGACTAACAACAAATATTCAAAGCAAAATGCTGTTTCAAAGTTCTATAATTTAGGTGATTTTTGCATACCATTACTTACTCTTAACGTTAACGAAAACAATTTGAATGACTTTATCAAAGCAATGCTAGCTAGCGATTTGTCAAAAAAAATAAACTTGATACAAAATACAAAACTATGAACCAACCCCAACCAAAGATCGCCATTATAATGGGCAGCAAGTCGGATTTAAACATTATGCAGGATGCTGCGGATGTTTTGAAAGAACTGGGCGTTGATTACGAGATCACCGTTGTATCGGCCCACCGCACTCCCGACAGGATGTTTACTTACGCCCGTGCCGCTGCCGGCCGTGGCATAAAGGTAATTATTGCTGGTGCCGGTGGCGCAGCGCATTTACCGGGTATGGTGGCCTCGTTAACGCATTTGCCCGTTATTGGCGTCCCTGTTAAATCAAGCAATTCTATTGATGGCTGGGATTCTATCCTATCTATATTACAAATGCCTAACGGCATACCTGTAGCAACCGTTGCCCTAAATGCCGCAAAAAACGCGGGTATTTTAGCCGCTCAAATACTGTCAACAGCTGATGAGGCATTAGTAGCTAATTTGATCGCGTTTAAAGAAAAGCTAAAACAAGTGGTTGAGCAATCGGCTAAGGATATGGAGTCTTAATCCCAGGGCAAATCTAAAATCGTAAGTCTACAATCGTAAATCAATTTAACATCGGGTTTTCGGGGAAGTTGGCAATGTGGGCATACCGCTGGCCAAGGTTTATCACTGCCTCTTTCCACAAATTGTGCTCGTTGTTGCTAAATACGGTATCTATATCAAACTTATTGGCTACTATCCAGGCGTCTTCGCGCAATTCGTCGTCTAACTGGCCCGGTGTCCAGCCGCTGTAGCCGGTAAAAAATTTAATTTCATCCTCTTTCAACTGGTAGTTGGTTATCAGTTCCTTTATCTGCTCAAAATTTCCGCCCCAGTAAATGCCATCCCAAATTTCTATACCGTCGGCAATTTTTTCGGGGCAGCGGTGTATATAGTGCAGGGTATTGGGTGCAACCGGCCCCCCTTCGTAAACCGGAATTTCGGAATAAGATACATCAGGTAAAATATCACCCAGTAAATATTCGGTTTGATGGTTGAGTATAAAACCCATAGCACCTGCCTCAGAATACTCTGTTAGCAGTATTACCGACCTTTTAAAATTAGGATCGGGCATAAATGGTTCTGATATAAGCAAGCGCCCCGCGGCAGCCGAAATTTGACTTAACATACAGTTGTAATTTACTTAAATAACGCCAAATGTAAAAATATGTTCATTATCACTTAAAATGAAGCTTGTAACAATATATACGGTATAATAAATTTGTAAGTTTGCGTTGATGGACCAGAAAGATATTGAAAATTTACGACAGGACTACACCGCAGCCTCGCTTAGCGAAACCGATGTAGATGCCAACCCTATACGCCAGTTTGATAAATGGTTCAACGAAGCCATTAATTACAAGGTGCACGAGCCTAACGCCATGACCCTGGCAACGGCAACACACGATGGCAGGCCATCGGCCAGGATAGTGCTGCTAAAGGGCTTTAGCGACGATGGCTTTAAGTTTTACACCAACTATTTAAGCCGCAAAGGTAAAGAGATAAGCAAGAACCCATTAGGCGCCCTTATTTTTTACTGGGGCGATATGGAACGCCAGATACGTATTGAAGGCACCATTGATAAATTGGATAAAGATTATTCGGAGAAGTATTTCCACTCGCGCCCTAAGCTTAGCCAGATAGGTGCCATGGCATCGCCGCAAAGCCAGGAAATACCCGGCCGCGAAGCCTTAGAACAACGTATGGCTGCATTAGAGTTAGAGTATGCAGATACGGATGTTCCTAAACCATCTTTTTGGGGTGGCTATGTGTTGCGCCCACGCATGATAGAATTTTGGCAGGGACGCGGCAGCCGCCTGCACGATAGGATAGTTTATAAGAAAACCGATAATAAAAACTGGAAAATTGTACGCCTGGCGCCATGAGTTTTGACGATATTAAATTATTGCTTACGGATAAATTTGGCGAGGCTGTTGTGCTGGGCGAAGAACGCACCGGCATGCAACCTGCCCTACTCATCGCTCCGGATAGGATAGCCGATGTGTGCCTGGAACTACGCAATAACCCCAAAACATATTTCGATTTTTTATCGTGCCTAACCGGTATGGATTATGGTGTGGATGATGGCCGCTTCGGCGTAGTTTATCACTTGGCATCTATACCTTACCATTTACAGCTAACATTAAAAGTAAGCAGGCTGAATGACCGCAATGAGGATAATTTACCTTCGTTCCCCAGTGTTTCGGGTGTTTACCGCACGGCTGATTGGCACGAGCGCGAAGCTTATGACCTGGTAGGGATATTTTTTGAAGGCCACCCCGATCTACGCAGAATTTTATTGCCTGATGATTGGGAAGGATACCCATTACGTAAAGATTACCAGGCTGCAGAATATTATAAAGGAATAAAAATTGATTAAGATATAATCATGAAGCGTCATTGCTTAGTACCTCGCAATGACGGAAAGAAAAATAGATTGGAAACAACTTCTAAATACAACGAAGCCTTACAAAGTTATCACAAAAAGATAGCCGAAGCATCTGTGGAAGATATGGTGCTGAACATGGGTCCGCAGCACCCATCAACGCATGGTGTTTTGCGGCTGGAGTTGATAACCGATGGCGAGATAGTAAAAGAGGTTATCCCCCATGTTGGTTACCTTCATCGCTGTTTTGAAAAACATGCCGAATCGCTTACTTATCAGCAAACCATCCCCTTTACCGATAGGTTAGACTACCTGGCATCAATGAACAACAGCCACGCCTGGGTAATGGGCGTCGAAAAAATGCTGGGTATTGATAAGGATATCCCAAAACGTGTAGAGTATATACGCGTATTGGTTTGCGAACTTAACCGTATCGCATCGCACCTGATAGCTATTGGCACTTACGGTATTGATATAGGCGCCTTTACCCCTTTTTTGTGGTGTTTTAGAGATCGCGAACATGTAATGGGTATGTTGGAATGGGCCTCAGGCTCGCGCATGCTATATAATTATATATGGGTGGGCGGTTTGTTTTACGATTTGCCGGTTGGTTTTGAAGAACGCTGTCGCGAGTTTGTAGAATACTTTAAACCAAAAATGGTTGAGCTTAACCAATTGCTTACCGATAACCAGATATTTATCAATCGTACGGCTAATGTAGGCGTATTGCCATTAGATGTAGCCATTAACTGCGGCTGCAGCGGCCCGGTGCTGCGTGGTTCGGGCTTAAAGTACGATTTGCGACGTATTGATAACTATTCGGTTTACCCAGAACTTGAATTTGATGTACCGATAGGTACAGGCGCTATGGGCACCACCGGCGATTGCTGGGACCGTTATAAGGTTAGGGTTGATGAGATTGACCAATCGTTAAGAATGGTTGAGCAATGCCTTGACCGCCTGCAAAAAGAGTTAAAACGTACCCCTGATTTTGACCCGCGTGCCAAACTGCCGCGCAAAATAACCCCCAAGGCGCAAGATTACTATGCCCGCTGCGAAGGCGCCAAAGGCGAGCTAGGCTTTTACTTTGTAGCCGATGGCCGTACCGAAGTACCCTTTCGTGCTAAAGCACGGGGGCCAAGCTTTAATAACCTGTCTGTACTGCCCGAAATATCTAAAGGCGTTATGATAGCCGACCTAATAGCAATAATTGGCTCTATCGACTTTGTGTTGGGCGAGGTGGATAGATAGTTAAACCCTATAACAAAAAAAGAGACGCAATTACTTGCGTCTCTTTTCATTATAAAGTAATTGTGATTTTACTGATTATATACTTTTACCATAAACACGTAATTGCTAAGCTTTTTAATTTGCTGCGTACGGCTTAAGTTGGCAAGGGTGTTTTTACTATTGATGCTTAACGTTTTGGTTAAAGAATCGGTAGGGATATTTTCAATAGCTTTTAGCAGGTAGTTTGATTTTACAGCAAAGGCCGCGCTTGATGCCTGGGTTTGTTTACCGCTTATAATACCAATAATATTACCCTTAGCATCTAACAAAGGGCCGCCGCTATTGCCCGGGTTAACCGGTACAGACACCTCGTATTCGGTAGTATCGTTATGGAAACCAATTGACGAAGTAAGCGCGCCGGGGCCAAATTTGATCACGTCGCCGGGATAGCCTAAAGTGTAAACATCTTCACCAAGGTCGCCTTTAGTTTTCCTGAAACTGTATGGTACCGGGCCAAGGTTTTTAAATTCAGGGTCGTTAATTTGCAGGATAGCTACATCATACTCCGGCTCGGTGTAAATTACTTTGGTGTGGAATGATTCGCCATCGCTGTTTTGTACGTACACCGAATCTGCACCATTAACCACATGCAAGTTGGTAACAATATAGCCGTTACCGGTAAGGGCAAAGCCTGTCCCCCTAAATTTCGCAGTAATTACAGGGCCGGTAGTTTTAGTTGACTTAATTTTATTGCCAAGTTCGTCTTGTTTTTTACCGATATTGGCAACTTCCTGCTTTAACTGCTGGTAGCGCGGGTCGCGGTTACTCAGGTCGCCGGTAAAATAAAGCGTAAGTAAAGTGGCAAATATAGCTATAGATGCCGCCACCGATATTTTTGAGTGATGATTACGCCACAATTGTACCACCCATGATGGATGCACCATCAGGTTGTCTTTTAATGTGTGTACATCAATTTCGTCATGTATCTCGTTTAGCCTTGTTTCAAGCGATAAGCGTTCGCCGTATTGCTTTAACAGGCCTGTAAAATGTTTGTGCTCGGTTATTTTAGCATCAATAGTAGCATCCTTTTTACGCAATGCTTCAAATTGCTCGCGCTCACCGGCGGTCATTTCACCATCCAGGTAACGCTCTATTGTTTCTAAAAATTCGTCTCTCATATAAATACCCTTCCTAATTTACTGCTGAAAAAATAGTTTTTTCAGCCTTTGCAAACATTTGTATTTCTGCGTCTTTGCGTTATCAGCATTGGTATAGCCAAACCGCTCGCATATATCCTGCATAGATTTGCTGTGCATATAAAAATCTTCCATAATAGTTTTACAGGGTTCGCCTAATAATTTAAGCGCGTCTGCCATTTTGTTTAGCTGTATATCCCTGTCATGATGTGCTTCTACTTCATCCTCAACAAGTAAAAACTCCTGAAAATCCTTTATATCGCCCCCGTAGCGGTTCATTTGCTTAAGCCTTTTTAGCCACAAACGCCTGCAAACCGAGTATATATAGGTTTTAAGTTTACTGCTTAACTCAAAATCGCCCCGTTTTATCTTATTATAAAGAACTATAATCGCTTCCTGATAAATATCTTTTGCTTCATCCTCGTCGCCGTTGTTGTTAATAACCAACTGCAATACCATTGGGAAATAAGCCAGATATAACTTCTTTAAAACACTGTCAGAGTTGTTAAGTATCCCAATGATCACTTCACTATCTGCCGGTATTTCCACGTTTAACTGATTATTCACTACTTAATACTTTTTATACCGAATTGTAACCCAATAATATAAATTATTTTTTTGCCCCAATAAGCATGCTTACCAAATGTAGGTTAACAGCCTATTATGAGGGCTGCAATATCGTGCAATTAATTGAGAGATTACAGCGGCATTGATTTTGTTAATAGTGTTATTAATACTTTAATATTTCAACCATGAAAAACTTATTTAAAACATTAATTATAGGGGCGGCAATCACCGTGTCGTTTGCTGCGTGCTCAGGTCACGGTTCAAATGCGGCTCCTGATAGCGCGAAAGACGAATCTGCAACACCAAACTCGTCAAAGTTAGACACTACAGCCGGGGTAGCTGGCGCAAATGGCTCGGCAATGCCTGCAGATAGCGGACCCGACCATTCAGGCTCGGGTGGTACGGCTAGTACTAAAAGACCGCCGCGTTAAAAAAAGCCCCGTAACCGGGGCTTTTTTTATGAATTACACTTAAACAGGCCGTTTTAAATAAAAAAAAGATAATATTTTATTTAAAAATATATAAAAACCTCAATTAAACTTATCATATTAGTAGCCAATTGGTTATATATCTATTATCGTGTAGCTGATCAAGCAAAAAACAGGTTAAAATTTAACATCAAGAAAGTTTTTTAAAAACACATGGGTTACCTTTTAACGATATACGTATTAACAACAAAGAGAAATAAATCAATCACAAATTAATAAAACACAAAAACATGAAAAATTCATTCAAAGTTGCTTTTTTAGCTTTAGCTATCGCGGTTTCTGCTGCTGCTTGTAAAGGTTCTGGTTCTGGTGCTGCTGCTGATTCAGCTGCTGCAGATTCAACTCAAAAAGATACTACTGTTGTAGTTGATACTGCTAAGAAAGATACTACTGCTGTAGTTGACACAACTAAAAAAGACACAGTTAAAAAATAATTTAACCTAACCGGTTAATTTTAAAGATTACATCGTTAATTTTTTAAGTTTTTTAATTTTAAAGGGTAACCTGAATTTTTTTAAAAAAATTGGGTTACCTTTTTTTGTTTTTGGTATTAATACCTGAAAACTATTAAATCACTTAAAAAAAACACAAATGAAAAATTCTTTCAAAATTGCTTTTTTAGCATTAGCTATCGCAGTTTCTGCTGCTGCTTGTAAAGGTTCTGGTTCTGGTTCAGCTACTGATTCAGCTGCTGCTGATTCAGCAAAGATGGATACATCTGCAAAGATGGATACCGCTGCTAAAATGGACACAGCTAAAATGGATACAGCTAAAATGGACACCGCTAAAAAAATGTAATCTTACTTTTTTTAAAAAAGGCCCCTGGTTTACCGGGGGCTTTTTTTTTGCTTAAAAATCGCTATAAAAACATTTTCACATCTGTTTGTTTATTGCTGAAACTAATACAATGAAATACGCCGACTGGAATAACCTAAATGAAGATGAAAAGAAAAACCTGCATTGGAGGCATCATCCGCGTATACGAATAGCTACTATATTCTCGGTACTGTTTGCCATAGCTTTTGCGGTTATTATGCTGCGGGTGCTTCAAAACCGAAGGATACATGTAAACCGCAAGCCAAACGCAAAAGAGGCTTTTGCTATCGCAAAGGCATTTGTAAAAGATAAGGTGAGACAACCAGGGTCGGCTGCGTTTCCAAAAAACAATTTTCGATCAATTATTGATACTGCCAACAACTCCTACAATATTTCGTCTACTGTAAATCAGCAGGATAGCAGCGGTAAGTTTGTTAAAACTCCCTGGCAGGTTAAACTTGCCTACACCGGTGGCGACTGGGCCGATAAAAGCAGTTGGAAATTAGTTAATATAAGCCTGGAAAAACAAAGCAAATAAAAAAAGATCGTTTGGTTTAAAACGATCTTCAATTTTTTATACGGATGTTGCCATTATTGCCTCCCTCTGAAAGCAGAAATAAGCCATATAATAAGTAGTATTACTACAATTACTGAAATGATGCCGACAGCGGCCCCGGCTTTAAATATGCCACCAATAACAGAACATCCGCTAAGGGCTACAACAGCCATTACTAATACTAATAAATTTAATTTTTTCATCGGTTAGATTATAATATTTACGATAAAAAAATAAATGCAATAATTATACCCTTTTTTAGAGCAGTAAATTAGTATCAGATTCTTCGGTTTCTATGTTTCTGTTTGGCAAAAATTGTACAGCAATTAATACAATCAACATCGGAAGCAAACTTAGTGGTATAAGTTCTTCTAAAATTAAGATGAGCTTCATTAGGGGTAATTTTTAATGTAACAGTTTATAATTGTTTAAATTTCTTTACCTGCTCAAATGGAAATTTACTCATGGGGGATGGTGCAATTTATATAAGGTTTTAATAAAAAAAAATAATGTTGATAACTATTTTTAATTAAAAAAATAAGCTATCGATTAAGGTTTTATTGCCATCATAAAAAAACTTATTTAGCCTGCTAAATAAAAATGATATGTATTTTGTGCGGCGTTATGACAAACCCTGACCTGCTGCTTTCTTTAAACCATGTAAACGTTAAATTTTTAAATAAGTTATTGTTCGATAATTTATTTTTTGCC
This portion of the Inquilinus sp. KBS0705 genome encodes:
- a CDS encoding NADP-dependent isocitrate dehydrogenase, which gives rise to MKTKIAVAKGDGIGPEIMAAVLRIFEAANVQLDYEYVEMGKSYFDAGHSTGMTAQAKETIERLGLLFKGPMETPKGKGVKSINVTARKVWNTYANQRDFRSLNGVDTVFSKAGIPINLTIVRENIEDTYGGIEHLLTNDVAVGRRIITRPGSAQVIRYAFEMARRKGYTKLACGHKANIMKLTDGLFLETFKEIAKEYPDIESSDIIVDDLCMKLVSRPEMFQAIVLTNLQGDIVSDLCAGLVGGLGFAPSANIGDNISIFEAVHGTAPDIAGRGIANPTALLLSGILMLRYLGFTTAAANIENALLYTLEQGIHTGDFGDKATAAANTEGFADAVIGNLGRIPAKGAVIGQPDMEVKANHDHPLKNKLTVTSTTTTEEMVGVDVFVESSKQPNELAELAQRKQTDNFQLVMISNRGTQVWPTGSIFTELVNEYRIRFEKKDGTTITQKEILHIAADLSEDFKVCSVEFLMKFDGKIGYTLAQGQ
- a CDS encoding 5-(carboxyamino)imidazole ribonucleotide synthase — translated: MKAFYGDLRLGILGGGQLGRMLIQQAINYNVTVKVLDPDREAPCRRLCNEFVVGSLSDYETVYNFGKKVDLLTIEIEKVNVDALEQLEKEGVVVYPQSRIIRLIQDKGLQKQFFKENEIPTAEFQVISSAQQLKESHIPFPYIQKLRRDGYDGKGVYKVLDESYLKNAFTEPSLIERMIDFEKEIGVIVARNENGEVKTFPLVEMEFNPEANLVEFLISPSTLPFEIQQEAESIAKKIAETLNIVGLLAVELFLDKSGKILVNELAPRPHNSGHQSIEGNVVSQFEQHLRAIFNQPLGDTTCRSNAIMVNVLGEAGYEGPAIYQGIEKILKCDGVYVHLYGKALTKPFRKMGHVTIVDNDREKAIEKARYVQETLRVIA
- the purE gene encoding 5-(carboxyamino)imidazole ribonucleotide mutase — translated: MNQPQPKIAIIMGSKSDLNIMQDAADVLKELGVDYEITVVSAHRTPDRMFTYARAAAGRGIKVIIAGAGGAAHLPGMVASLTHLPVIGVPVKSSNSIDGWDSILSILQMPNGIPVATVALNAAKNAGILAAQILSTADEALVANLIAFKEKLKQVVEQSAKDMES
- a CDS encoding YqgE/AlgH family protein, with the translated sequence MLSQISAAAGRLLISEPFMPDPNFKRSVILLTEYSEAGAMGFILNHQTEYLLGDILPDVSYSEIPVYEGGPVAPNTLHYIHRCPEKIADGIEIWDGIYWGGNFEQIKELITNYQLKEDEIKFFTGYSGWTPGQLDDELREDAWIVANKFDIDTVFSNNEHNLWKEAVINLGQRYAHIANFPENPMLN
- the pdxH gene encoding pyridoxamine 5'-phosphate oxidase, which gives rise to MDQKDIENLRQDYTAASLSETDVDANPIRQFDKWFNEAINYKVHEPNAMTLATATHDGRPSARIVLLKGFSDDGFKFYTNYLSRKGKEISKNPLGALIFYWGDMERQIRIEGTIDKLDKDYSEKYFHSRPKLSQIGAMASPQSQEIPGREALEQRMAALELEYADTDVPKPSFWGGYVLRPRMIEFWQGRGSRLHDRIVYKKTDNKNWKIVRLAP
- a CDS encoding NADH-quinone oxidoreductase subunit C, which gives rise to MSFDDIKLLLTDKFGEAVVLGEERTGMQPALLIAPDRIADVCLELRNNPKTYFDFLSCLTGMDYGVDDGRFGVVYHLASIPYHLQLTLKVSRLNDRNEDNLPSFPSVSGVYRTADWHEREAYDLVGIFFEGHPDLRRILLPDDWEGYPLRKDYQAAEYYKGIKID
- a CDS encoding NADH-quinone oxidoreductase subunit D — its product is MKRHCLVPRNDGKKNRLETTSKYNEALQSYHKKIAEASVEDMVLNMGPQHPSTHGVLRLELITDGEIVKEVIPHVGYLHRCFEKHAESLTYQQTIPFTDRLDYLASMNNSHAWVMGVEKMLGIDKDIPKRVEYIRVLVCELNRIASHLIAIGTYGIDIGAFTPFLWCFRDREHVMGMLEWASGSRMLYNYIWVGGLFYDLPVGFEERCREFVEYFKPKMVELNQLLTDNQIFINRTANVGVLPLDVAINCGCSGPVLRGSGLKYDLRRIDNYSVYPELEFDVPIGTGAMGTTGDCWDRYKVRVDEIDQSLRMVEQCLDRLQKELKRTPDFDPRAKLPRKITPKAQDYYARCEGAKGELGFYFVADGRTEVPFRAKARGPSFNNLSVLPEISKGVMIADLIAIIGSIDFVLGEVDR
- a CDS encoding trypsin-like peptidase domain-containing protein, which encodes MRDEFLETIERYLDGEMTAGEREQFEALRKKDATIDAKITEHKHFTGLLKQYGERLSLETRLNEIHDEIDVHTLKDNLMVHPSWVVQLWRNHHSKISVAASIAIFATLLTLYFTGDLSNRDPRYQQLKQEVANIGKKQDELGNKIKSTKTTGPVITAKFRGTGFALTGNGYIVTNLHVVNGADSVYVQNSDGESFHTKVIYTEPEYDVAILQINDPEFKNLGPVPYSFRKTKGDLGEDVYTLGYPGDVIKFGPGALTSSIGFHNDTTEYEVSVPVNPGNSGGPLLDAKGNIIGIISGKQTQASSAAFAVKSNYLLKAIENIPTDSLTKTLSINSKNTLANLSRTQQIKKLSNYVFMVKVYNQ